CGAACTCGGCAAGCGTCTGAAGCAGCGCGCCGGCTCCCTTTCGGGCGGCGAGCGTCAGATGGTGGCGATGTCGCGGGCCCTCATGATGAACCCGTCTGTCCTGCTACTCGACGAGCCGAGCGCCGGCCTCTCCCCCGTGCGCCAGGACGACGCTTTCATTCGCGTCTCCGACATCAACAAGGCCGGCGTCACGACGATCATGGTCGAGCAGAACGCCCGCCGCTGTCTGCAGATCTGCGACCGCGGCTACGTACTGGACCAGGGACGCGACGCCTATGAGGGCACCGGCCGCGAGCTACTCAACGACCCCAAGGTGATCGGGCTGTACCTGGGCACCCTCGGCACTGACTGATTCCTGTCACGAAGCCCCCGCAGCTCCGGCTGGCGGGGGTTTCGTCGATCTCAGGCATCTGCACGCGCGGACCCGGGCAAAAGGACAGCGCCCGGGGGATGCCCCCGGGCGCTGTCCTCAATGATGCGCGATCAGTTGATGCGCGTGTGGGTGTTGTCGGCCCCGTACTGGAAGATGCCGATGGTCGCCTCAGTCGGGTCGCCGTTCTCGTCGAACGTGACCGGGCCGGAGTAGCCGTCGTAGTCGGCTGTACCGCCATCGAGGATGATGTCGGCGCAGTCGGCGAACGTCGTGCACTTTTCTCCCTCGCCGCTACCGCCGGAGACTTCCTGAAGCTTGCCGGCGATCGCGGTGCCCGTCGTGTCGTTGGCAGCGAGGGCGCCGAGCGCGAGGAGCACAGCTGCGTCGTACGACTCAGCCGCGTAGGACTGGTCCTCGAGCTCGCTGTTGCCTGCAGCGGTCCACGCAGTGTTCAGACGCTCGACGAAGTCGTCCTCGAGCACGGGTCCGGGCGTCGTGCCCTGAGCGCCCTCGAGCGAGACGCTGACGTCCTTGCCCCACTGCTTGAGGTTTCCGTCGACGAGGTAGAAGTTCTTCGCGTCCTGGCCCGCGTTGACCAGCAGGGGCGCGATGGTCGCGAACTCATCGAACGTGATTGCGACGATAGCGTCGGGGTTCTCCGCAGCAACCGTTGCCACCTGCGCGTCGAACGAGGTGTCACCCGTGTTGAACGACGACTCCGCGACGACCTTGCCGCCGGTTCCCTCGAACACTTCCTTCACCACGTTGCGCAGGCCCGTGCCGTACGCGTCGTTGATGTAGATGATGCCGATCGTGCTCTTGCCGTCTTCCGCGATCTTGTTCGCGAGTACCTCACCCTGGAGCAAATCGCTGGGAGCGGTACGCCAGTAGAGGTTGTCATCGTCCCACGTGGTGAAGTCGGGCGACGTGTTGGCGGGCGAGAACGTGATGACACCCTCGGACACATTGCTGTCCAGGAAGAGCTTCGTCACGCCGGATGCCGCGGCACCGATCATCGCCGACACGCCCTCGTTCTGAAGGCGGGGAACCGTAGTCTCGAAAGCTTTGTTGTCGGTGTCGCCCGAGTCTCCGGTGCTCAGGTCGACGGTGATGCCCTTCTTGGCTTCGTTGATCTCGTTCACCGCGAGGAGCACACCAGCCTCTTCAGGCGGGCCGAGGAACGCGAGGCTGCCCGTCTGCGGCAGGACCGTGCCGATCTTGAGTGTCAGGTCTTCGCGCTCCATGGCGGGACCGCTCGACGAAGACGACGCCGGGGCGGCGGGAGAACCGGCGCAGCCGGCGAGGACGAGGGCGGTCGCGCTGGCGAGGGCGATGCCGCCCATGGCTTTTGCGACGCGCGATCGGGTGAAGACGCTCATTGTGCTCCTTGCTGTGGTGGCACGGATCGGATCGGGTCCGGCCCGGTGTGATCAACCTAGCGGGACGCTCGTCTCCTCGATGTTGCCGTTCGTTAACGATGTGTAACGAGGTGGATGCGCTCCCATGGCTACGCCCGTGCCGAACTCCGGCGCACGCGTAGCCATGGAAGCGGCGGCCTCAATGCGAATAGCTGAAGTACCAACCCTCGTGTCCGCGGAACTCATCCACAAGGAAACACGAACCCACCGTGTGACCCGCTCTCTGGATTATTCGCCGATCAGACTGACACAACGACAGCGTTATGTAGGGCCCCGCTGTCCCTGAGTGGGCTGACGCTGCTGTCGCGGGCAACAGTGATAGAACAGCCGCACCGGCGACAGCGAGAGCTGTAAGACGTGCAGATCGTTTGATGGACATGGATCGGACCCCCTGTGATCGGGTCGGCCGTCTGGCCGATTCTCCCGCACAGTCCAGCACACCGTGTTGCCGGGGCACATTAGAAGTTCTTCAAGCGGCATCCAGCCCGATTCAGACCGGGCCGGGAACGGATGTCACCGCACGGGCACGCTGGCGCCGCGAAATGACGAGCGAATCGACGGCGAAGACGGCGATGGCGATCCACACGAGACCGAACCCGATCCAGCGCTCGAAGGGCATCGGCTCGCCGAGGATGAGAACGCCCGTGAGGAACTGCATGATCGGCGCGATGAACTGCAGGATGCCGACGACGGTCAGGCTCGTGCGCCGCGCACCGGCGGAGAAGAACAGGAGCGGGATGGCGGTGACCGCACCCGCCAGCAGAAGGAGCACGGTGTGCGGTGCGCCCTCGCGGCCCATCGTCAGGCCGGAAGCCACCCCGACGACGATGAGCTGGATGACGGCGATCGGAATGAGCCAGAAGGATTCGAGCGTGAGGCCACTGACGGCATCCACCGAGGGTCCGATGCGCTTCTTCACCAGTCCGTAGGTCGCGAAGCTGGCAGCGAGGCCGAGCGCGATCCACGGCACGGAGCCGACGGCGACGATGATGACGACGACCGCGAGGCCGGCGATGCCGACGGCGATCCACTGGGCGAGACGCAGTCGTTCCTTCAGCACGATGACACCGAGGAGGACGGTCGCGATCGGGTTGATGAAGTAGCCCAGGCTCGTCTCGACGACGTGGCCCGACAGCGTGCCGATCAGGAAGAGCTGCCAGTTGACGTAGATGAGGAGGCCCGCGAGGAGCGTCCACAGCATCAGTCGGCGGTCACGGAGGATGACGCGCATCCGCCCCCAGCCGCGCGTGATCGCGAGCAGCGCGACGCAGAAGACGAGGCTCAGCAGGATGCGCCAGCCGACGACCTCCCACGGGGTGGTGGGAGCGAGGCTGACGAAGTACAGCGGCAGGAACCCCCAGAGCACGTAGGCGCTGAACACGAAGATCCCGCCGAGGGAGCGTTCGCGGGCGGCCTGCTCGGGTGTCATGAGCACAAGCCTACGACGGTCATGACACCAACACGGCGCCGAAGACTGCCGACCTCCGCTCGGATCCTGCCAGCGCCGCGGGAAAGCCGAAGGGCCCGGATGCCGAAGCATCCGGGCCCTTCAGAAGGTGCTGAACGTCAGCGGACGACGACCGCCAGGACGTCGCGAGCCGACAGCACGAGGAACTCGTCAGCACCGAACTTCACCTCGGTGCCGCCGTACTTGCTGTACAGGACGCGGTCGCCGACGGCGACGTCGAGCGGAACACGGTTGCCGTTGTCGTCGATGCGACCGGGGCCAACGGCCACGACCTCGCCCTCCTGGGGCTTCTCCTTGGCAGTGTCAGGGATGACCAGGCCACTCGCGGTGGTCTGCTCGGCCTCGACCTGCTTGATGACGATGCGGTCTTCGAGCGGCTTGATGGAAACCGACACGGTCTACCTCTTTCTTGCTGGTGGGGTCCTGCTTCAAGACTCATCAGCACTCGGTTACCGAGAGTGCTAACGAAAGTCTAGGGCGCGGCTGGCACTCATGCAACGCGAGTGCCAACAGAGCTCCGGAGGTCGCAACGCCTAGGCTGGCCGGATGGAACAGGCCGAGCTGACCGCCCTCCTGACCCCGCAGGGATTGCGCATGGTGGACGAGGTCGGACCCCTGGCATCCACCGCCGAGGTCGCTGCCGCCGTCTCGCGCCTACGGGCCGCAGGCCACTCCCCCGACCTCGTGTCCGCGGTCGTCGGGCAGGCCCACCTGCGGGTGCGCGCGGCGAGCAAGTTCGGACCGTTCGCAGACCGCATGCTTTTCACCCGGGCAGGACTCGAGCAGGCGACACGACTCGAGGTCGCCGCGCGTCACGCGGGGCGGTTCCGGGATGCCGGGGCGCACCGCGTCGCAGATCTCGGCTGCGGCATCGGCGGCGACGCTCTGGGCCTGGCCGGCCTCGGACTCGACGTGCTCGCGGTCGACGCCGACGAGACGACGGCGGCCCTCGCGGCGTACAACCTCGCGCCGTTCGGCGACGCCATCACCGTGCGGCACGGCAGCGCGGAGGACACCGACCTCGACGGGTGGGATGCCGTCTGGCTCGACCCCGCCCGCCGCACCGCCGGGCACACCGAGACGACGCGCACCGCGCCCGGGGACTGGTCGCCGTCCCTGGACTGGGCGTTCACTCTGGCGGAGCGGATGCCGGTGGGCATCAAGCTCGGTCCCGGACTCGACCGCGGCATGATCCCCGACGGCGTCGAGGCGCAGTGGATCAGCGTCGACGGATCGACGATCGAGCTCGTCCTCTGGTCGGGATCGCTCCGGCGTGACGGCGTGCGCCGGTCTGCGCTCGTCATCCGTGGGGGCGCGGCTGCGGAGCTCACGTCGGCCG
This DNA window, taken from Microbacterium sp. MM2322, encodes the following:
- a CDS encoding ABC transporter substrate-binding protein, whose protein sequence is MSVFTRSRVAKAMGGIALASATALVLAGCAGSPAAPASSSSSGPAMEREDLTLKIGTVLPQTGSLAFLGPPEEAGVLLAVNEINEAKKGITVDLSTGDSGDTDNKAFETTVPRLQNEGVSAMIGAAASGVTKLFLDSNVSEGVITFSPANTSPDFTTWDDDNLYWRTAPSDLLQGEVLANKIAEDGKSTIGIIYINDAYGTGLRNVVKEVFEGTGGKVVAESSFNTGDTSFDAQVATVAAENPDAIVAITFDEFATIAPLLVNAGQDAKNFYLVDGNLKQWGKDVSVSLEGAQGTTPGPVLEDDFVERLNTAWTAAGNSELEDQSYAAESYDAAVLLALGALAANDTTGTAIAGKLQEVSGGSGEGEKCTTFADCADIILDGGTADYDGYSGPVTFDENGDPTEATIGIFQYGADNTHTRIN
- the rarD gene encoding EamA family transporter RarD — translated: MTPEQAARERSLGGIFVFSAYVLWGFLPLYFVSLAPTTPWEVVGWRILLSLVFCVALLAITRGWGRMRVILRDRRLMLWTLLAGLLIYVNWQLFLIGTLSGHVVETSLGYFINPIATVLLGVIVLKERLRLAQWIAVGIAGLAVVVIIVAVGSVPWIALGLAASFATYGLVKKRIGPSVDAVSGLTLESFWLIPIAVIQLIVVGVASGLTMGREGAPHTVLLLLAGAVTAIPLLFFSAGARRTSLTVVGILQFIAPIMQFLTGVLILGEPMPFERWIGFGLVWIAIAVFAVDSLVISRRQRARAVTSVPGPV
- the groES gene encoding co-chaperone GroES; its protein translation is MSVSIKPLEDRIVIKQVEAEQTTASGLVIPDTAKEKPQEGEVVAVGPGRIDDNGNRVPLDVAVGDRVLYSKYGGTEVKFGADEFLVLSARDVLAVVVR
- a CDS encoding class I SAM-dependent methyltransferase — encoded protein: MEQAELTALLTPQGLRMVDEVGPLASTAEVAAAVSRLRAAGHSPDLVSAVVGQAHLRVRAASKFGPFADRMLFTRAGLEQATRLEVAARHAGRFRDAGAHRVADLGCGIGGDALGLAGLGLDVLAVDADETTAALAAYNLAPFGDAITVRHGSAEDTDLDGWDAVWLDPARRTAGHTETTRTAPGDWSPSLDWAFTLAERMPVGIKLGPGLDRGMIPDGVEAQWISVDGSTIELVLWSGSLRRDGVRRSALVIRGGAAAELTSAGDTEDEPVRALGAFVHEPEGAVIRARLIGDVARSLDAGMLGGGTAYLTSDTPLTNPFVQSFRVREVLPLKPAAISAALRKADVGTVEIKKRGVDVDPAQFRKKLALRGPASATLLLTRIGEGRDEKRVALLADRV